GCCTTTAAGTTAGTACGAGTTGATATTCGCGTTAGTTACCAATTACCCATTACCAGCATTGAAGTTGAGTCGATTTTCACTCGGTTACTATGGAAACATTGGCAAAGTGGACAGTAGAAGATTACCACCGGATGATTGCATCTGGTATTTTAGACGATCGCCGCGTTGAATTGTTGGCGGAAGAAATTCACGAAATGACACCAGAAGCACCAATACACGCGTTTTGTGGAGGAAGCTTAGCTGATTATTTCCGCACCTGCCTCAATCGTCAAGCCTTAGTTCGCGAAGCCCGCCCCATTACACTTGAAACTTCAGAACCAGAGCCAGATATTGCCATTGTACGGGGTTCTTGGAGCGATTACCGAGAGCGTCACCCTGGATCTGATGACATCTATCTGGTGGTAGAGATATCTAATTCAAGTTTAACCAAAGATTTAGAACAAAAGCAGCCCATATATGCAGCAGCAGGAATTTAAGAGTATTGGATATTAGATCTTACTACGCTACAGCTAATTGTGTTTCGCGATCCTCAAGAAAACGAGTATCAATCGCGGCAAGACATTAAAACTGGAATAGTCTCTCCATTAGCGTTTCCAGAGATTACTATATCAATTGAGCAATTATTTTCGGTTTAATAGCGATCGCGCCCTTCAATCCAAGCCAAAATTTGTTCTTGGGAAACATGATAAATTCCACGTTTGGTGATTGGATCGTAAGCACTCCACCAAATATTACCCTGGCGATCGCAAATAGACCAAACTTGCAGTTCTGATGATATGAGAAAATATTTGCGTAGCACTTGCCAAACGCTGTGTAGCCTGAATCGAAAACCTTGTTGAGTACATTTATCGAGTTGATTTTCGTTCATTTTCCTTCGTTGAGATTTTTGCCAATTGACTAAATTCATCGTGTAAACTCTAAATTTCTTGTCCTAAAGATAGTAAAATCTGACTAATGTCTGAACATGACTTTATTGCTTTGATTGAGCAACAAACAAATCAGAAATTGAATCACGTCTATCAGTAAATTTGATAGATGATTTTTGTATTTTTGCGACAATGCAGATAGTGCTGATGTATTCGTTATGGGTTTTGACTACCAAAGCCAACTCAAGCTGTCTCAACTGCAAGTTTTAATCGCAGTCGCTGATTGTGGTAGTTTTAGTGAGGCTGCTTTGCAGATGCAAATGTCACAATCAGCAGTAAGTTATGCGATCGCAACTTTAGAAGAAGAATTAGGCATTTTACTTTTTATGCGAGGGCGTTATGGTGCGCATCTTACTCCTGTAGGCGAGCAAATTGTAGATCGGGCGCGTCAGATTTTGTACTTGATGGCAGATATTGTTAAACAAGCTAACTTAGCCAAAGGATTAGAAGGCGGCTTAGTGCGGATCTCTGCATTTCGCAGTGCGGGAACGCATATTCTCCCAAGAATCATTGCACAATTTTGCCAGCGCTATCCGGCGATCGCGGTGAGTATTGCAGAGTACGACGATCGCGCGGATGTAGAAGATGATTTACGTAAAGGACGTGCGGATATTGGGATTACGTATTTACCAACAAGCCATGAATTTGAAACTTGGGAATTGATGCATGATGAATTCGTAGTACTATTTCCTCCCAGCTTTGAGCCAAAATCCACTCAGCTGAGTTGGGAAGACTTAAAAGTTTATCCTTTGATTGTGCCTCCCGACGGCTGTGACTGCGATACGATGATGTACGCTCATTGTGCTAAATATGGTGTAACGCTACAGGCAGCGTATAAAATTCGCTCTGATACCACAATAGTTAACATGGTTGCACAAGGATTAGGAACTGCGATTAGTCCTCGCCTTGCTGCTGAACCAATTCCAGAAGGGGTACAAGTTTTTAGTCTTCCAGTACCTTTTTTTCGCACGATTAGTGCTGCTATACTCGCAGACGCGTTACTAACTCCTGCTGGATTTGCTTTGCTCGATCTTCTTAAAAGTAGTTGGTAGTGCTAAATAAGTAATGATGCATTGTAATAGTGGACAAAATACCAAATCGCACCAATGTGATTCTCTCATGATTTGGAAAAAGACAATGTTGTTCGTACCAAACCAGACACTCGTTGCCTAAGTGTGTTGTTTCATCGTTCAATGTCGCCAGTCTTACGGGTCTCTTGTCCTAGAGCACGATGCCTCTTGCTTGGTAGAACTGTTGCATAGGCAGACCCAAAAGTCCGTGTCAGCAACTGCACACTGGCGATAGGCAGGTGGTAAGGAGTGCCATAAACAGTGGGTGCGCCTTTTTCATCTCTGGCACCAAGATAAACACCAATAATCTCACCAGTAGAGGCATCAAGTGCCAACCACACCCACTGTTTATCAGCCTTGTGCTCCACAAATGACCATCACTCATCGCATTGAATCGTCAGTTTCCCCTTGTTTTGGCGCTCAGCTCAACTTGACGTGGCACCCGTGCAGACTTGTCGTTGACATAGGTGTGCAGCCATTGCTCACAAATCTGTACGGCGCGGGCAATTCCCGCCTGGGATCTACGTTCTAACAACAACCTATCAACCAATCGCGTCTTCTGGTCAATCACTCTTTTGTCCCGATGTTCCACAAATTGCCGACCACATTCACGGCACAGAAAGCGTTGCTTAGCGTTATGAATCCGACCATTTTTAACAGGCACCCAGAGCAATTGGGACAAGCCGGCATCGGACGTGAACAATCCATCACTCTACCCTCATTACTTCTATGGCACTACCCGCTCATGGATGCCTTATAGTAGCTGGCCTTTCACTAAGGCAGAGTTAAACCCGTACTACGAGCGATCGCAAAAAGTTTGTGGGTTGGAACGTTTTGATTACGAGTTTGCTGATTGGGAAAACGATTTAAGACGTCAGCATCGTTTTAATCTGTCACTATCACAAGAGCGAGTTGTTACTTATATTTTTCAAGTCATGTCGCGGGAACGGTTGCGCTTCGGTGAAGTTTACAAAGCAGAATTTGTGCAGGCAGCAAACATTAACATCTACCTTCATGCAAATGTTGTAGACATTGAAACCAACAATACTGCTAAAGCTGTAACGCGGCTATGTGTTGCTAATTTAGCAGGTCGCAAATTGTGGGTATCAGCAAAAATCTTTATTCTCGCGTGTGGTGGAATCGAGAATCCCCGCCTTTTGCTAGCCTCAAACAGCGTTTGCAACAACGGATTAGGAAATCAATATGACCTTGTGGGGAGATTTTTTATGGAGCATCCTTATATTAGGTCAGGCAAAGTTTTATTGACAAAGCCAAATGCTTTATATCCCACAGGTCCGCAGCAAAAGATTCAAGTTGCGCAAACTCGTCTATTTACAGTCTTAGCTCTTTCTAAAACAGTTCAAGAACACGAACAAATTCTCAATTTTGCGATTAGACTCGTGCCGATTGTTCCAGAATGGCTGAAAGCTTTGCAACGCCTTAAGAGTCGAGATTGGCAGAAAAAAAAGCTTGGCGATCGCTTATCTGCTGTTGGTGACTTGAGCAAAGTTATTGCTAATCTAGATGAGGTCATGGCGCGAATTTGGGTAAAACAGATTAAACATCCGCCATTTCCCCAGCAATTTTTTGAAACTCACCTGATATCAGAGCAAGCTCCTAATCCTGATAGTCGCGTTATGCTTAGCTCTGAACGTGACAAGTTGGGAATTCCTCGGATTCAACTGGACTGGCGTTTGAGTTCGATCGATAAGTATACAATTTACCGATCACAGCAGTTAATTCAAGAAGAACTAGCACGGACTCGGCTGGGGAGCATGCAAATTGAACTGGCAGATGATGCTTCTTGGCGATCTCTTCTTGAACGCTCGCAGCAGATTTTGACGCGCGCGATCGCGCGTTCTGATTCGCGTCAGCTTGAAATCGTACTGCATGAAGATAAATATTGGCAATCACTGCGCGGCGGTTCCTACCATCACATCGGTACAACCCGCATGAGTACTAACCCTAAACTTGGTGTTGTCAATGCAGATTGTCAAGTTCACGGAATTAGCAATTTATATGTCATCGGTAGCTCTGTTTTCCCGACAAGTGGTCTTTCTAATCCGACACTCACTATTGTGGCACTAGCGATCCGGCTTGCTGACCACATTAAAGATCGGATGCAAGTTGGAGTTTATCAGGAAGCGATACCGTTTTGCTATCAAGTAGATCCATAACTGGCTTTAAGATGTTTGGTGTTAGAGGTAATTTTGATCTTTAATACTTGGAAGTGCGATCGCAGATTTTTTTAAACATTAAATAACTATATAAATATGATGTTTAATTTGTGCAGTTTTTACATTTGTTTCTGCTTTGTATGTAGTAAAAGACAGAAATAATATGCTATTGTAGAAAGACATGAGAGTAAAATTCGGTTGCAGCGTTTGTTTTTAGAATTGATGGGCTTTTTCCTTTTAGTTTTGACAGGCTTCTCTCCGAAATCTAGATCTCTACACCTTTCTGATTTAGGAGATAAAGTATGTCAGTTTATGTAGGTAATTTATCCTACGAGGTTTCACAAGAAGACCTCAGTGCAGTTTTTGCAGAATATGGTTCTGTAAAGCGCGTTCAGCTACCTACTGACCGTGAAACAGGTCGGGTACGTGGCTTTGGTTTCGTAGAAATGGATACAGATGCAGAAGAAGACTTAGCAATTGATGCGCTAGATGGTGCAGAATGGATGGGTCGGACTTTGAGAGTTAACAAAGCAAAGCCCAGAGAAGACAGAGGCTCATTTAATGGCGGGGGCGGAAACCGCAGAAACAATAGTTTTTCGGCTCGCTACTAAAGATAGCAAACTAGTGCAATAACGCAGCACTACTGGATTTGCCTTTGCATTCCTGAAGGCTAGTGCAAACTGTATTAGTTGTAAAAACCAAATTTAATATTTAAGAG
Above is a window of Gloeocapsopsis sp. IPPAS B-1203 DNA encoding:
- a CDS encoding LysR family transcriptional regulator, which translates into the protein MGFDYQSQLKLSQLQVLIAVADCGSFSEAALQMQMSQSAVSYAIATLEEELGILLFMRGRYGAHLTPVGEQIVDRARQILYLMADIVKQANLAKGLEGGLVRISAFRSAGTHILPRIIAQFCQRYPAIAVSIAEYDDRADVEDDLRKGRADIGITYLPTSHEFETWELMHDEFVVLFPPSFEPKSTQLSWEDLKVYPLIVPPDGCDCDTMMYAHCAKYGVTLQAAYKIRSDTTIVNMVAQGLGTAISPRLAAEPIPEGVQVFSLPVPFFRTISAAILADALLTPAGFALLDLLKSSW
- a CDS encoding GMC oxidoreductase: MNNPSLYPHYFYGTTRSWMPYSSWPFTKAELNPYYERSQKVCGLERFDYEFADWENDLRRQHRFNLSLSQERVVTYIFQVMSRERLRFGEVYKAEFVQAANINIYLHANVVDIETNNTAKAVTRLCVANLAGRKLWVSAKIFILACGGIENPRLLLASNSVCNNGLGNQYDLVGRFFMEHPYIRSGKVLLTKPNALYPTGPQQKIQVAQTRLFTVLALSKTVQEHEQILNFAIRLVPIVPEWLKALQRLKSRDWQKKKLGDRLSAVGDLSKVIANLDEVMARIWVKQIKHPPFPQQFFETHLISEQAPNPDSRVMLSSERDKLGIPRIQLDWRLSSIDKYTIYRSQQLIQEELARTRLGSMQIELADDASWRSLLERSQQILTRAIARSDSRQLEIVLHEDKYWQSLRGGSYHHIGTTRMSTNPKLGVVNADCQVHGISNLYVIGSSVFPTSGLSNPTLTIVALAIRLADHIKDRMQVGVYQEAIPFCYQVDP
- a CDS encoding RNA-binding protein, which encodes MSVYVGNLSYEVSQEDLSAVFAEYGSVKRVQLPTDRETGRVRGFGFVEMDTDAEEDLAIDALDGAEWMGRTLRVNKAKPREDRGSFNGGGGNRRNNSFSARY